DNA sequence from the Candidatus Borkfalkia ceftriaxoniphila genome:
ATGCGGAGATCGACGGCAAAACCGAAAAATATCTCGTCATGTTCAAGAACGAAACGCATAACCACCCTACGGAAATAGAGCCGTTCGGCGGCGCGGCGACCTGTCTCGGCGGCGCCATCCGCGACCCCTTATCGGGGCGCACGTACGTGTATCAGGCGATGCGCGTGACGGGCGCCGCGGATCCCACCGAGAGCATCGACAAGACGCTCAAAGGCAAACTTCCCCAGCGCGTCATCACCCGCACGGCGGCGGGCGGTTTTTCCTCCTACGGCAACCAGATCGGGCTTGCCACGGGCATCGTGGACGAAGTCTATCACAGCGGCTATAAGGCGAAACGTCTGGAAACGGGCTTTGTCGTGGGCGGCGCGCGGCGCGATATGGTCTACCGCGAAAAACCCGCAACGGGCGATATCGTCGTTTTATTGGGCGGCGAAACGGGACGCGACGGCTGCGGCGGCGCGACGGGCTCTTCCAAAGCGCACGACGCGCGTTCGGTAGAGCAGTGCGGCGCGGAAGTGCAGAAGGGCAACCCTCTCACCGAACGCAAATTGCAGCGCCTGTTTTTAGATCCCGAAGTCACGCGCAAGATCAAAAAGTGCAACGATTTCGGCGCGGGCGGCGTTTCCGTCGCCATCGGCGAACTTGCCGACGGGCTCGTGATCGACCTCGACAAAGTGCCCTTGAAATACGAAGGGCTGTCGGGCACGGAACTCGCCATCTCCGAATCGCAGGAGCGCATGGCGGTGGTCATCGCCGAAAAGGACAAAGAAGAGTTTATCCGCCTCGCGGCGAAAGAAAATCTGACAGCCACACCCGTCGCCGTCGTCACGGACGACAGGCGCATGAAAATGCTGTTCAAGGGCCGCGCCATCGTGGACATTTCCCGCGATTTTCTCGATACCAACGGCGTAAAGCAAATCATATCCGCCGAGATCGACGACAACGCGACGCATTATTTCGATATCCGTCAAAAAGATTTCCGCGAGGGCGTGTTAAAGACGCTTGCCGATCTGAACGTATGCTCCAAGAAGGGGCTTTCGGAAATGTTCGATTCGACCATCGGCGCGCGCACGGTCTATATGCCTTACGGTGGCAGATATCAGCTGACGCCCGCCATTTCCATGGCGGCGAAGATCTGCGGCGGCGAAACGGACGTTGCCACCGTGGCGGCGTACGGCTACTCGCCCGAACTGATGAGCACTTCGCCCTTTACGGGCGCGATCTACAGCATCGTGACTTCGGTGGCGAAACTCATCGCGAGCGGCTGCGATTACGACGAGATCCGCCTCACGTTCCAGGAATTTTTCATGCGGCTCAACCGCGATCCCAAGCGCTGGGGCGTGCCTTTGAGCGCGCTGTTGGGCGCGCTGTACGCGCAGATACAGTTGGGCTTGGGCGCCATCGGCGGCAAGGACAGCATGAGCGGCACCTTCGAAAATATCGACGTTCCGCCCACGCTCATTTCCTTCGCGCTCGCGCCCGCCAAGGCGAGCGGGCTCATTACCAACGTGATCGGAAAGGCGGGAATGAAACTGTACTGGATCCCCATGCACAAGGATTTTTCCAAAATTCCCGACTTTGCCGAACTCGCCGCAACTTATAAAGAAGTCACAGCCAATATCCGCAGCGGCAATATCCAATTCGCCACGGTCGCGGAAAACGGCGGCATCGCGTCGGCGATCGTAAAATCCTGCCTCGGCAACGGATTCGGATTCGTTTTCGAAGGCGACTGCGACTGTATTTTGAGCGAACATTACGGCGAGATGATCGTGGCTCTGGAAGATCCCGAAGCGTTCCGCGGCACGAAGATCTACCTCGGCGAAACGTCGGAGCGCGACTTCGTTTACGATAAGGAAAAAGTGACTTCGGAAGAGGCGCGCGCGGCTTTTTGCGGCACGCTGGAAGGCGTATTCCCCAACACCGCCAAGGCGGAGGGCAGGGCGCGCGACTGCGATTTCGACTGCAAGGGCAAACGCTATACGAATATTGCGACGAAAACCGCAAAACCCCGCGTCTTTATCCCCGTGTTCCCCGGCACCAACTGCGAGTTAGACACCGCGCGTAAATTCGATCTTGCGGGCGCGGAAAGCGAAATTTTCGTCGTCAAAAACCGCACGAGCGCGGATATCGAGGAGAGCGTGCAGGCGATCGCGAAAGCCATTTCCCGCAGCAATATCGTCGCCTTCCCCGGCGGCTTTTCGGGCGGCGACGAGCCCGACGGCAGCGGCAAATTCATCGCGACCACGTTCCGCAATCCGTTCATCGCCGAACAGATACAAAAATTGCTCTCCGAGCGCGACGGACTGATCTTAGGCATCTGCAACGGGTTCCAGGCGCTCATTAAATTGGGGCTTGTGCCTTACGGCGAGATCCGTCCCCTGACGAGCGGCAGTCCGACTTTGACCTACAACACCATTTCCCGCCACGTTTCCACGCTGGTCGATATCCGTGTGGCGTCCGATAAATCGCCGTGGCTGTCCGCGTGCAAGGTGGGCGACGTGTTCACCGTTCCCGTATCCCACGGCGAGGGCCGCATCGTCGCGCCTCTCAAGGAACTGGAACGCATGCGCGAAAACGGGCAGATCGCCACGCAGTACTGCGACTTGAACGGCGCGCCCACCATGGAATATCCCTATAACTGCAACGGCTCGGCATGGGCGATCGAGGGCATCACCTCGCCCGACGGCAGGGTGTTCGGCAAAATGGGACACACCGAGCGCACGGGCGAAAACCTCTATAAAAACTGCGGCGGCAACTTCGACATGAAACTGTTCGAAAGCGGCGTCAAATATTTCAAATAGTAAAAAGAGCGGCGTTACTGCCGCTCTTTTTGTTAAAATATGATAAACAAATAGTTGCTTGCTGTCATGTACAATTCGCGGTTCCCCGTTTAAAATAAAAGCAAAAAGGGGGGGACTCGATGAAAAAAATATGCGCGCTGGCTGCAACGCTCGTTCTGTTTGCCGCGATTTTCGTCGGCAATGCGCCCGTCGAGGCCGCGGCGTATGCGGGATTCGTGGAAACGAATACATATCTATCCAAATTGAGCATGGCGCCGTCAATTATCGCAGAATTGCGAACCGAAGGGCAGGCGGAAAGTTATGCCGAACTCGACCCGAAAATGCGCCCCTCGAACGCCGTCGTAACGGTGGACGACGAACTCAACGTACTGGACGCCGGCGGGAAAGAGATCGGGGATTTTTCGACCGTATTCGAAACGCTCTCTTCGGAAGGGATTCTGACCGTCGTGCGGCTGAAAAACCGCGTGCAGGCGGACGCGCTGTCCGCGTGGCTGATCGAAACGGACGAGTTCGACCTCGCAGCGATGTCGTCCGATCCCGCCGTCGTGAAATATCTGAAAACCAAAGAAAAAGATATACGGGGCATTGCCGATTATTCCGCAAAGACGGCGCAGGATCTGGATGCCGCCGCCTTGGTCAAAGAGGCAAACGAGAATTACTGCAACGCGGTGCTCTTATCGCAGGGCGCGGCGACTGCGGAAACGGTGGCGTTTTTCCAGGCGCGTTTCAAAGCCGTGTGGCTCGCCGCCGATTCGGCGGAGGAGTTCAATTTTTACCGCTGCGTTTCCAGCGGCGCCTACGGCATACTTTCGGACGGCGAGCCGGAAACTCTGTATCATTATTACGACAATTACAATATCAACTCCATTCCGCGCGCCTATCTCAATATCGCGCACCGCGGCATGCCTTACGGTTATCCCGAAAACACTTTGGAGGGCTGCATCGCCGCCTATGAGGCGGGCGCGGACGCCGTGGAGATCGATATGAAGGTTTCCAAAGACGGCGAAATTTTCATACTGCACGATTCCACGCTCGAGCGCACGACCGACGGACAGGGGATCGCGGAACATATGACGCTGGAACAGTTGCGTCAATATAAAGTGACCAAAGACTACAACGGCGCGGAAACGGGCATGGCGTACGATATTCCCACGCTCGACGAGTTTTTCGAATATTTCAAAAAGATCGACGACTGCCTCATCGTGTGCGAGATCAAGACGACGGATCAAAATATCGTGCAACTCTTTTCCGACAAAGTGAAGGAATACGGCATGTACGGAAAAGTCGTGGCGATCGCTTTCGGCATGGATATGCTGGGGCTCATGAAGGAAACGGACGCGGGCATTCCCACCGCCTATCTCAATAAAATTTCGCAGGATGCGGCGGGGCCGCAGTTGCGCGCGCTCTGCGTCAACAACACCGCCGTAGACGCGCAATGCGATCCGACGTATTTCTGGGAAAGAAATTTAAAAAACCGCGGATTCGTCAACTTTTCCTGGACGTACGACGCGAACAGCGTTTTAAACGCCGTGCAGATGGGCGTGACGGGCATCACCAACAACGTGCCTGCGGCAGTCGGCGGCTATCAGAAACGGATTTTGCCGCGCGAGGGTTACACCGTCGCAAGCGCGGCGGCGCTCGAAGGCGCGTCATTTCCCGCGGACGTGGAATTCTGCGACCGCACGCTGGAAGAAAAACAATGTGAAGTTTTCCGCTATGAGGTTTCGGGAAACGAGGCGACGGTGATCCTCAAACACAAGGCGAACAATTTCGTCGTGTACAGCGAACCAGTGCGCGTGCGGATCCAAGGCGCGCAGGAGCCTGAACCGACCCCCGGGCCGAAACCCGAACCCGAGCCCTCGAAAAACGGGTGCGGATCGCATCTTGCGGCGGGAGCGGCCGCGGGCGGTGCGGCTCTGATCGTCCTTGCGGCGGTACTGATCCGCAGTAAAAGAACATGATCCCACTGAAATTGCCCCCTTTGCAACGGAAATACTGCAAAGGGGATTATTTTTGTAAAAATAAACTTTACAAAATCGCTATCTTGTGGTAAAATAAATACATACTACTAATTGTAGGGAGGGGATGACGGCATGAAATGTATGTATTGCGGCTATACCGAAAGCAAAGTGATCGACAGCCGCTCGACCGACGAGGGCAGAACGATCCGCAGAAGGCGCGAATGCATGCAGTGCGGCAAGCGCTTTACGACGTATGAAACCATAGAAACGACGCCCGTGCTCGTCGTAAAAAACGGGGGCAACCGCCAGGCGTTCGATCCCAACAAGATCAAAAACGGTATCATCAAAGCGTGCGAAAAGCGCCCCGTTTCCATGTACAAGATCGAAAAACTGGTAGAGGATATCAAAAAGCAGATCTATAATTCTCTCGAACAGGAGATCACTTCCAAACAGATCGGCGAAATGGTGATGGAAGGACTGCGGCAGATCGACGAGGTCGCCTACGTGCGCTACGCGTCCGTGTACCGCTCGTTTACGGATATCTCTTCTTTTATGAGCGAACTTGAAACGCTGATGCAGGAAGGCAAGATCAAAAAGACCGACCGTAAAGACGAGGAGTAAAAAAGGCCCTGACGGGCTTTTTTTTATATAAAATGCGATGAAAAAAATTGTGAACGTCGGTTCCGCCGTCTTAGGCGACGGAACAATAAAGATCCAGTCTATGACTACCACGCCGACGTGCGACGCGGAAAAGACCGCCGCGCAGATCGGAAGACTCGCCGCGGCGGGCTGCGAGATCGTGCGCGTCGCCGTGCGCGACGAAGCGGACGCGCGCGCCATTCGGACGATCCGCGATAAAATATCGCTGCCGCTCGTGGCGGACATCCACTTTTCGGCAAAACTCGCGGTGCTCGCCGTAGAGAACGGCGCGGACAAAGTCCGCGTCAATCCCGGCAATATCGGCGGCGAAAATCAGTTGAGATCGGTCGCGGATTGTCTGCGCGCCCATCACGTTCCCGTGCGCGTAGGCGCCAATACGGGAAGCCTTGAAAAGGAACATTATCAAAAATACGGAAAGAGCGCGAAAGCGCTCGTCGAAAGCGCGCTCGGGAATGTCGCCGCGTTTGAAAAATTCGGCGTGGACGATATCGTCATTTCCGTCAAGGCGTCGTCCGTGCCCCTCACCGTAGAGGCGTACAGGTTGCTCGCGTCGCTTACCGATTATCCGCTGCACGTGGGCGTGACGGAGGCGGGCACGCACGAGAGCGGCGTCGTCAAGAGCGCGATCGGGATCGGCGCGCTGCTTTTAGACGGGATCGGGGACACGATCCGCGTTTCTTTGACCGAGGATCCCGTCGAAGAGATCTACGCGGCAAAGCGTATCTTACGGGCGTGCAATCTGGCGGGCGGTGTGGACGTCGTGTCCTGTCCCACCTGCGGGCGCTGCGAGTGGGACAGCATGAAACTCGCCCAAAAAGTCGAAGAACTTACCTTTGCCAGCAAAAAAAATCTGAAGATCGCCGTGATGGGATGCGTGGTAAACGGGCCGGGCGAGGCGAAAGACGCGGATCTCGGCATCGCGGGGGGCAAGGAATACTGCGCGCTCTTTCGCGGCGGCGCCGTCACGCAAAAAATCGCCGCGGCGGACGCGGAACGCGTGTTTTTGGGGGAAGTGGAGAAATTACTCAAAGAAGAATGAGGTCGGCATATGGACGAAAGAGAATTTTTAAGCGCGCTGCGTTCGCGCGAAAATTTTAAAAAGGCGGTCGTAAACAAGATCGTTCTGGACCGCCGCGCGCGGCGCGCGGATTTTATTTTGATCACCGATCAACCCTTCACGCCGCAGGACGAAGAATTTATACGGGATCTGGTGCAAAAGGCCGTGCCCCCGTCGCTGAAAGCGGGATTCGAGATCAGAAAACTCGTGTGCGACGAACAACTCGTGCGTCAGAGGATCTTGGAATATCTCAAAGCCACCCACCTTGCAGCGGCGGCGTTCATCAAGGGCGAGGATATTTCCGTGCGCACTGGCGAGCCCACCGTGTTCGTATTCGGCGTGGACGAAGCGGAAAAGACTTTTTTCGAGACCCGCAACATTCTGGAAAACGTGGCGGCAATGCTCGAAAAAAATTTCTGCGCGCAGTTTCGCGGCGAACTGGAACTGAAAGAAAAGCCCGTCGAGGATACCGAGATCGAAGAGGAGGACGAACCCGTCCGCTTTCTGGCGACGCGCACCTTCCCGATCGTCGATTTCGAGGCGATCGATTTTGCCGAAGTTCCTCAAACGGCTACCTATATGAAGGACTGTTCCATGGCGGCGGATAACCTTACGGTGTGCGGGGAGATCGTGTACATACAGGAAAAAATTTCGCAGAAAGGCAAGCCGTATTATTCCATCACCCTCACCGACACGACCGACAAACTGTTTTTATCTTATTTCCCCAAAAAGAAGACGGAAGAAAAGATCAAACAACTCAAACAGGGCGATTTTATCGTCTGCACGGGCGCGAACGAACTGTTCAACGGCCGCCTTCGCTTTACGGCGCGCTATATCAATTACGGCAGGATGCCCGATCATTTCGTGCCCGAAAAGCGGCCGAGCAAGCCCGCGCCCGCGCGGTATCAGCTGATCGTTCCCGAAAAGATCACCGACTACAACCAGATCAACCTGTTCGAGAACGCGTCTTTGCCCGCATGTCTTACGAGCCGCGATTTCGTGGTGTTCGACCTGGAAACGACGGGGCTCAACAATTCTCCCGTAAGCGGTCGCATGGACGCGATCACGGAGATCGGCGCGGTCAAGATCGTGCACGGCGAAATATCCGAAAAGTTCACAACCCTCGTCAATCCCGAGCGCAAACTGGAAGAGGAGAATATCAAGATCACGGGCATTACCGACGATATGGTCAGGGACGCGCCCAAGATCGGCGAAGTCATTCCCGACTTTTTCAAATTCTGCGAGGGATGCGATCTCGTGGGGCACAACGTACAATTCGATTTTAAGTTTATTTCCTATTACGGCGCGCAGGACGATTATATGTTCGAACAGAAAACTTACGACACGGTGACGCTGGCGCAGAGCATGCTGTTTCTGTCCAACTACAAACTCAACACCGTTGCGGATTATTACGGCATCAAGTTCAATCATCACCGCGCATTCGACGACGCGCTCGCCACCGCAAAAATATTTATAGAGTTGATTAAAGCGAAAAAATGCTTGCCAAATCATTGAAAAGGTGGTATAATTATCATACTGAATATGGTATGCTGAGGATTGAGAGTGGGAAACCGCTCTCAAATCTTTTTATGTAGGGATATTTTTCCCGAAGGAGATCCTATGAAAATGAAAACCGCCGAGGAGATCGCGGCGTTTTTGCAGCCGATCGCAGCAAGTTGCGGCGCGGAAATTTACGAGGTCGTGTTCAAACAGGGCAAAAATCCTTCGCTCACCGTCTTTATCGATTCCGATAAGGAGGGCGGCGTGGATCTCGATCTTTGTGAAGCCGTCCACAACGCCATCGACGGCCCGCTCGACGAGTTAGACCCCACGTTCGGCCGGCCCTATACGCTTAACGTGAGCAGTCCGGGATTGGACAGACCTTTCAGAAACGACAAGGATTTCTATAAAAACATCGGAAAAAAAGTGGAGATTCGCCTGTACGCGCCCATCAAAGGGCAAAAGTTTTTTGAGGCGGTGCTTGAAGAGTTCGATCCCGTGGCGGGGAATATCCGCGTCTCGTGCGAAAAGGATAGTTTCAAACTCAACTTAAATCAGATAGCGAAAATTTCTCAGGCTATCGATTTCGAATAACATTGAAAATAAATCGAGGAGAACACAATGGTTAACAAGGATTTCTTTTTGGCTTTGGCGGACCTGGAAGCGGAAAAGGGGATAAGCGAAAGCGTGTTTATCGAAGCGTTGCAGAACGCGCTCGCCTCCGCATATAAAAAACAATACGAGAGCGGCGCGAGCATCGTGGAAGTAAAACTCAATCCCGAAAAGAGCACCATCAAATTTTATACCGTCAAAACAGCCGTTGCCGAAGTGGAGGATAAGGAAAAAGAAATTTCTCTCGCCGAGGCGCAGTTGATCAAAAAGAGTTATAAACTGGGCGACGAAGTGTATGAAGAGTTCGTTCCGAAAGATTTCGGCAGGATCGCGGCGCAGACCGCGAAACAGGTCATTCTGCAAAAACTGCACGAAACCGAACGCGACAACACTTTGAGCGAGTTCTCCGACAAAAAAGACGAGTTGATGAGTTGCGTCGTGCGCAAGATCGACGCGAAGAACGTATATGTGGAACTGGGCAAAGGACAGATCGAGGGGCTGATGCTTCCGCAGGATCAGGTGCCCGGCGAAAAATACGAAGTCAACGACCGCCTGAAAGTATATGTGAAAAATATCAAAAACAACGGGCGCAACGCGCAGGTCCTCGTATCGCGCGCGGCGGCGGGTTTGGTCAAGCGCCTGTTCGAGATAGAAGTTCCCGAGATCAAATCGGGCGCGGTCGTCATCAAATCCATCTCGCGCGAAGCGGGACAGCGCACCAAAATGGCGATTTTCAGCGAGGACGCGCAGGTAGACGCGGTCGGCGCATGCGTGGGCAACAAGGGCGCGCGCGTGAACGCGGTCGTCGAGGAACTGGGCGGCGAAAAGGTGGACATCATCCTGTGGAGCGAAAATCCACTGGAATTCATCGCCAAGGCGCTTTCGCCCGCCAAAGTCGTTTCGGTCACGCAGGTGGACGAAAAATCCGCCATCGCCGTGGTGCCCGACGATAAACTTTCCCTCGCCATCGGGCGCGACGGGCAGAACGCCCGCCTCGCGGCGCGGCTCACGGGCTGGAAGATCGACGTAAAGAGCGAATCTGCCGCCGCGAAAATGGATATCTTCCGCGAGAACGAAGAAGAGGAAGAAGAGTTTGACGGGGACGCGGAACCCGAAACGCAAGAGAGCGAAGAGAACGAACAAGAGTAAATTTCAAAGGGATGTTCTATGCCGAAAGTAAAAAAGATTCCCATGCGTATGTGTATCGCCTGCCACGAGATGAAGGCAAAAAAAGA
Encoded proteins:
- a CDS encoding phosphoribosylformylglycinamidine synthase, whose product is MIYRIFVEKKENLQAKKTRADLDAQLGIAVEDFREILRYDVEGLSQEELKEAIVNVFSEPPVDNVYLENMDCGEDYKVFAVSYLNGQYDQRADSAAQCVQLLTRKARPLVRCARVYAVKGVTDAELARIKKHLINPVESEEVSLDKPETLRRAKMQTQDVKEIAGFIDMSVNEIANYHTKCGFAMSVEDLVFVRDYFKKEGRNPTETEVKVIDTYWSDHCRHTTFATEIERVDIHSDNPHIRKAYDLYRDLFEEFNAKREDKYPCLMDIATIAVKKLKKEGRLDNLDVSDEINACSICIDAEIDGKTEKYLVMFKNETHNHPTEIEPFGGAATCLGGAIRDPLSGRTYVYQAMRVTGAADPTESIDKTLKGKLPQRVITRTAAGGFSSYGNQIGLATGIVDEVYHSGYKAKRLETGFVVGGARRDMVYREKPATGDIVVLLGGETGRDGCGGATGSSKAHDARSVEQCGAEVQKGNPLTERKLQRLFLDPEVTRKIKKCNDFGAGGVSVAIGELADGLVIDLDKVPLKYEGLSGTELAISESQERMAVVIAEKDKEEFIRLAAKENLTATPVAVVTDDRRMKMLFKGRAIVDISRDFLDTNGVKQIISAEIDDNATHYFDIRQKDFREGVLKTLADLNVCSKKGLSEMFDSTIGARTVYMPYGGRYQLTPAISMAAKICGGETDVATVAAYGYSPELMSTSPFTGAIYSIVTSVAKLIASGCDYDEIRLTFQEFFMRLNRDPKRWGVPLSALLGALYAQIQLGLGAIGGKDSMSGTFENIDVPPTLISFALAPAKASGLITNVIGKAGMKLYWIPMHKDFSKIPDFAELAATYKEVTANIRSGNIQFATVAENGGIASAIVKSCLGNGFGFVFEGDCDCILSEHYGEMIVALEDPEAFRGTKIYLGETSERDFVYDKEKVTSEEARAAFCGTLEGVFPNTAKAEGRARDCDFDCKGKRYTNIATKTAKPRVFIPVFPGTNCELDTARKFDLAGAESEIFVVKNRTSADIEESVQAIAKAISRSNIVAFPGGFSGGDEPDGSGKFIATTFRNPFIAEQIQKLLSERDGLILGICNGFQALIKLGLVPYGEIRPLTSGSPTLTYNTISRHVSTLVDIRVASDKSPWLSACKVGDVFTVPVSHGEGRIVAPLKELERMRENGQIATQYCDLNGAPTMEYPYNCNGSAWAIEGITSPDGRVFGKMGHTERTGENLYKNCGGNFDMKLFESGVKYFK
- a CDS encoding glycerophosphodiester phosphodiesterase, with product MKKICALAATLVLFAAIFVGNAPVEAAAYAGFVETNTYLSKLSMAPSIIAELRTEGQAESYAELDPKMRPSNAVVTVDDELNVLDAGGKEIGDFSTVFETLSSEGILTVVRLKNRVQADALSAWLIETDEFDLAAMSSDPAVVKYLKTKEKDIRGIADYSAKTAQDLDAAALVKEANENYCNAVLLSQGAATAETVAFFQARFKAVWLAADSAEEFNFYRCVSSGAYGILSDGEPETLYHYYDNYNINSIPRAYLNIAHRGMPYGYPENTLEGCIAAYEAGADAVEIDMKVSKDGEIFILHDSTLERTTDGQGIAEHMTLEQLRQYKVTKDYNGAETGMAYDIPTLDEFFEYFKKIDDCLIVCEIKTTDQNIVQLFSDKVKEYGMYGKVVAIAFGMDMLGLMKETDAGIPTAYLNKISQDAAGPQLRALCVNNTAVDAQCDPTYFWERNLKNRGFVNFSWTYDANSVLNAVQMGVTGITNNVPAAVGGYQKRILPREGYTVASAAALEGASFPADVEFCDRTLEEKQCEVFRYEVSGNEATVILKHKANNFVVYSEPVRVRIQGAQEPEPTPGPKPEPEPSKNGCGSHLAAGAAAGGAALIVLAAVLIRSKRT
- the nrdR gene encoding transcriptional regulator NrdR; the protein is MKCMYCGYTESKVIDSRSTDEGRTIRRRRECMQCGKRFTTYETIETTPVLVVKNGGNRQAFDPNKIKNGIIKACEKRPVSMYKIEKLVEDIKKQIYNSLEQEITSKQIGEMVMEGLRQIDEVAYVRYASVYRSFTDISSFMSELETLMQEGKIKKTDRKDEE
- the ispG gene encoding flavodoxin-dependent (E)-4-hydroxy-3-methylbut-2-enyl-diphosphate synthase, producing MKKIVNVGSAVLGDGTIKIQSMTTTPTCDAEKTAAQIGRLAAAGCEIVRVAVRDEADARAIRTIRDKISLPLVADIHFSAKLAVLAVENGADKVRVNPGNIGGENQLRSVADCLRAHHVPVRVGANTGSLEKEHYQKYGKSAKALVESALGNVAAFEKFGVDDIVISVKASSVPLTVEAYRLLASLTDYPLHVGVTEAGTHESGVVKSAIGIGALLLDGIGDTIRVSLTEDPVEEIYAAKRILRACNLAGGVDVVSCPTCGRCEWDSMKLAQKVEELTFASKKNLKIAVMGCVVNGPGEAKDADLGIAGGKEYCALFRGGAVTQKIAAADAERVFLGEVEKLLKEE
- a CDS encoding exonuclease domain-containing protein translates to MDEREFLSALRSRENFKKAVVNKIVLDRRARRADFILITDQPFTPQDEEFIRDLVQKAVPPSLKAGFEIRKLVCDEQLVRQRILEYLKATHLAAAAFIKGEDISVRTGEPTVFVFGVDEAEKTFFETRNILENVAAMLEKNFCAQFRGELELKEKPVEDTEIEEEDEPVRFLATRTFPIVDFEAIDFAEVPQTATYMKDCSMAADNLTVCGEIVYIQEKISQKGKPYYSITLTDTTDKLFLSYFPKKKTEEKIKQLKQGDFIVCTGANELFNGRLRFTARYINYGRMPDHFVPEKRPSKPAPARYQLIVPEKITDYNQINLFENASLPACLTSRDFVVFDLETTGLNNSPVSGRMDAITEIGAVKIVHGEISEKFTTLVNPERKLEEENIKITGITDDMVRDAPKIGEVIPDFFKFCEGCDLVGHNVQFDFKFISYYGAQDDYMFEQKTYDTVTLAQSMLFLSNYKLNTVADYYGIKFNHHRAFDDALATAKIFIELIKAKKCLPNH
- a CDS encoding ribosome maturation factor RimP → MKMKTAEEIAAFLQPIAASCGAEIYEVVFKQGKNPSLTVFIDSDKEGGVDLDLCEAVHNAIDGPLDELDPTFGRPYTLNVSSPGLDRPFRNDKDFYKNIGKKVEIRLYAPIKGQKFFEAVLEEFDPVAGNIRVSCEKDSFKLNLNQIAKISQAIDFE
- the nusA gene encoding transcription termination factor NusA, with the protein product MVNKDFFLALADLEAEKGISESVFIEALQNALASAYKKQYESGASIVEVKLNPEKSTIKFYTVKTAVAEVEDKEKEISLAEAQLIKKSYKLGDEVYEEFVPKDFGRIAAQTAKQVILQKLHETERDNTLSEFSDKKDELMSCVVRKIDAKNVYVELGKGQIEGLMLPQDQVPGEKYEVNDRLKVYVKNIKNNGRNAQVLVSRAAAGLVKRLFEIEVPEIKSGAVVIKSISREAGQRTKMAIFSEDAQVDAVGACVGNKGARVNAVVEELGGEKVDIILWSENPLEFIAKALSPAKVVSVTQVDEKSAIAVVPDDKLSLAIGRDGQNARLAARLTGWKIDVKSESAAAKMDIFRENEEEEEEFDGDAEPETQESEENEQE